The following proteins are encoded in a genomic region of Triticum dicoccoides isolate Atlit2015 ecotype Zavitan chromosome 1B, WEW_v2.0, whole genome shotgun sequence:
- the LOC119349018 gene encoding homeobox protein HOX1A-like, which produces MDKSNTSGCAEDTIETRSYANSSLNPEALKHQSFPFPYTSPSGERKNFKRAANRGRKGSRVLSSRTYPLKSSESTVRVLRSRSVADKSPSDSVQTPTEKAAKKPPSDSVDTLVKPAAKRIKRDRPTKGGPDDELSKIRKRIRYILNRMNYHQSFLEAYASEGWKNQSLEKIRPEKELERAKEEIVRCKLRIREAFQNLDHLLTVGKLEESLFDSEGKISSDDIVCATCSLQEATLNNDIILCDGACDRGFHQNCLNPPLLTKDIPEGEEGWLCPACDCKIDCIELINELQGTDLDINDSWEKVFPEAAAVAHGPMQNDVADLPSDDSEDDDFDPNISEEHVAGHAEGSSEEDGDEGSDSDDSNFMTSSDNSEHVKEKVKVDDLGLPSEDSEDDDYDPAGPDSDKDIEEKQDESDFTSDSDEFCAEITKSCSKDEVSSGPKVGGRTNDLEGAPVRPNTSMSHSKDLEIDPDVILPSTKRQVQRLDYKKLYDDTYGEAPSESSDGDEWSGKSTLKEDNEERNEVDSFARKSSRGTRAVHPDGFHGLVNDQHAGGLTSAGSNSKANKRHFGPVINERLNQYFTTDQYPSRAVKESLAQELGLTFHQVNKWFESTRHARAAAMKNGTQLEKQSNSRKKKSSDATHMEVKDQPNACKEEGIRQHSPVKQDTDGGQRTHVPPESSQSYTKTSGLIGCPKSESRENHEKNTSSKYVGMPTDGSAEDQILELEPEDEGSDSDDLNFVTRSGNSEPLKNREKIDDLGLPSAYSEDDDYDSDEVIEMMQSSSDESNFTTSSDNPEDVKEKVDDLGLPSEDSEDDDYDPAGPGSDEDIGKKQSSSEKSHSSDKSENRKTKRKVDDLGLPSEDSEDDDYDPASPDSDKDIEEKQDESDFSSDSDDFCVEIAKSCCGQEGVPSGAKVGADRTDDLEGTTICANAAISNLPSKDPEMDQYVVLPVSARQKVQSPDSKKLAAYGRAPSDSSYSEELSKKGTPEKDKGKESEAGSFVRQSNEFTPQRSQQSFHGSVNGQNAEELLTPNGSSTTGQKRQYGPIINQRLHEQFKTDQYPSRAVKESLAQELGLTFRQVEKWFESRRRHIRVASNKGSTHVENHSTKENPNECKSDALNEDTPSGILNEGITQDGPLKQDIGGGLKTNASTPNSSQRYTTPLVRRPKGESRENHMKNTSSSSSGRPEGSDAGYAVLALEALDEKIRSKMLQELKKRKIG; this is translated from the exons ATGGACAAAAGCAATACTTCTGGCTGTGCTGAGGACACTATTGAGACTCGGAGTTATGCAAACTCTAGCCTGAACCCTGAGGCCCTTAAGCATCAAAGTTTTCCTTTTCCGTACACATCCCCGTCGGGGGAAAGGAAAAATTTCAAAAGGGCAGCTAACAGGGGAAGGAAAGGCTCCCGAGTATTGTCAAGTAGAACTTATCCTTTGAAGTCATCTGAGAGTACTGTCAGGGTTCTTCGTTCTAGATCAGTTGCAGATAAGTCACCTAGTGATTCTGTGCAAACTCCAACAGAAAAAGCCGCAAAGAAGCCACCTAGCGACTCTGTGGACACTCTagtaaaaccagctgctaaaagaaTAAAGAGGGATAGACCCACAAAGGGTGGTCCGGACGATGAGTTATCGAAAATTCGTAAGCGAATTAGATACATTTTGAATCGGATGAACTATCACCAAAGTTTTCTTGAAGCATATGCCAGTGAAGGCTGGAAAAATCAAAG TTTGGAAAAGATAAGGCCTGAGAAGGAGCTTGAACGAGCCAAGGAGGAGATCGTGCGGTGCAAATTAAGAATACGAGAAGCTTTCCAGAATCTTGATCATCTTCTAACTGTGGGGAAGCTTGAGGAATCTTTGTTTGATTCTGAAGGAAAGATATCTTCTGATGAT ATTGTTTGTGCCACTTGTAGTTTGCAAGAAGCTACATTGAATAATGACATCATTCTCTGCGACGGAGCCTGCGACAGAGGGTTCCACCAGAATTGTCTAAACCCTCCTTTACTGACTAAAGATA TTCCTGAGGGAGAGGAAGGATGGCTTTGCCCTGCATGTGATTGCAAGATAGACTGTATAGAATTAATAAATGAACTCCAAGGGACAGATCTTGACATTAATGACTCTTGGGAG AAAGTTTTTCCTGAGGCAGCTGCTGTGGCACACGGGCCTATGCAAAATGATGTAGCTGATCTTCCATCAGACGATTCAGAAGATGATGACTTCGACCCCAATATATCCGAAGAACATGTGGCTGGTCACGCAGAAGGATCATCAGAAGAGGATGGGGATGAAGGTTCAGACTCTGATGACTCAAATTTCATGACCTCTTCTGACAATTCAGAACACGTGAAGGAGAAAGTGAAAGTTGATGACCTTGGATTACCTTCTGAGGACTCGGAGGATGATGACTATGATCCAGCAGGTCCTGATTCAGATAAAGATATCGAAGAGAAGCAAGATGAGTCAGACTTCACATCGGACTCTGATGAGTTCTGTGCTGAGATTACAAAGTCTTGTAGTAAGGATGAAGTTTCGTCTGGTCCTAAGGTTGGAGGTCGTACTAATGACTTGGAAGGGGCCCCTGTTCGGCCAAACACATCAATGTCACATAGCAAGGATCTTGAGATCGACCCAGATGTGATTTTACCGTCTACAAAACGGCAGGTTCAACGGTTGGACTACAAAAAACTTTATGAT GATACTTATGGGGAAGCACCATCTGAATCAAGCGATGGTGATGAGTGGTCTGGGAAGAGCACACTCAAAGAAGACAACGAAGAACGAAATGAAGTGGATTCATTTGCACGCAAAAGCTCCAGGGGAACGCGAGCGGTGCATCCTGACGGTTTTCATGGTTTAGTAAATGATCAACATGCAGGGGGGCTTACCTCTGCTGGCAGCAATAGTAAAGCTAACAAAAGGCATTTTGGTCCAGTAATTAATGAG AGGCTAAATCAGTATTTCACAACAGACCAATACCCTAGCCGTGCTGTTAAAGAAAGCTTGGCACAAGAATTAGGGCTGACATTCCATCAG GTTAACAAATGGTTTGAAAGTACACGTCACGCAAGAGCAGCTGCTATGAAAAATGGCACTCAGCTAGAAAAGCAGAGCAACAGTaggaagaagaagagctcagaCGCAACTCACATGGAAGTTAAAGATCAACCTAATGCATGTAAAGAGGAAGGTATCAGACAACATAGTCCAGTGAAACAAGACACTGATGGTGGGCAGAGAACTCATGTGCCTCCAGAAAGCAGCCAAAGCTATACTAAAACCTCGGGATTGATAGGCTGTCCAAAAAGTGAGTCCAGAGAGAACCATGAAAAGAATACCTCCTCGAAATATGTTGGAATGCCAACAGATGGCTCTGCAGAGGATCAGATTCTGGAGCTAGAACCTGAAGATGAAGGTTCAGACTCTGATGACCTGAATTTTGTCACCCGTTCTGGAAATTCAGAACCTTTGAAAAATAGAGAGAAAATTGATGACCTTGGATTACCTTCTGCGTACTCTGAGGATGATGACTATGATTCTGACGAAGTTATTGAAATGATGCAATCAAGTTCAGATGAATCAAATTTCACCACCTCTTCTGACAATCCAGAAGATGTGAAGGAGAAAGTTGATGACCTTGGATTACCTTCCGAGGACTCTGAGGACGATGATTATGATCCAGCAGGTCCTGGTTCTGATGAAGATATTGGAAAGAAGCAGTCAAGTTCAGAGAAGTCACACTCTTCTGACAAATCAGAAAATAGGAAGACGAAAAGGAAAGTTGATGACCTCGGATTACCTTCTGAGGACTCGGAGGATGATGACTATGATCCAGCAAGTCCTGATTCAGATAAAGATATCGAAGAGAAGCAAGATGAGTCAGACTTCTCATCTGACTCTGATGATTTCTGTGTTGAGATTGCTAAATCTTGTTGTGGCCAGGAGGGAGTTCCATCAGGAGCTAAGGTTGGTGCAGACCGTACCGATGACTTGGAAGGAACGACTATTTGCGCAAATGCGGCCATTTCCAATCTCCCTTCCAAGGATCCTGAAATGGACCAATATGTTGTTTTACCAGTTTCAGCGAGACAGAAGGTTCAGTCTCCGGACAGCAAAAAACTCGCT GCTTATGGGAGAGCACCATCTGATTCGAGTTACAGTGAAGAGTTGTCGAAGAAAGGCACACCTGAAAAGGACAAGGGAAAAGAAAGTGAAGCAGGTTCTTTTGTGCGTCAGAGCAATGAATTCACTCCGCAAAGGTCTCAACAAAGCTTTCATGGTTCGGTGAATGGGCAAAATGCAGAAGAGCTGCTTACCCCTAACGGAAGCAGTACTACAGGTCAGAAGAGACAATATGGGCCAATAATTAATCAG AGGCTACATGAGCAATTTAAAACAGATCAATATCCTAGCCGTGCTGTTAAAGAAAGCTTGGCACAAGAACTAGGTCTGACATTCCGTCAG GTTGAGAAATGGTTTGAAAGTAGGCGGCGTCACATAAGAGTAGCATCCAACAAAGGCAGCACTCACGTGGAAAACCATAGCACCAAGGAGAATCCTAATGAATGCAAAAGTGATGCTCTGAATGAGGATACGCCATCGGGAATTCTGAATGAAGGTATCACACAAGATGGTCCACTGAAACAAGACATTGGTGGTGGGCTGAAAACAAATGCCAGCACTCCAAATAGCAGTCAAAGATATACTACCCCCTTGGTAAGGCGCCCAAAAGGTGAGTCCAGAGAGAATCATATGAAGAATACCTCCTCAAGCAGTTCTGGCAGGCCAGAAGGTAGCGATGCAGGGTATGCAGTTCTGGCTCTTGAAGCTTTGGACGAGAAAATAAGAAGCAAAATGCTGCAGGAGCTAAAGAAGAGGAAGATTGGCTGA